In the Fusobacteriaceae bacterium genome, one interval contains:
- a CDS encoding RidA family protein has product MIIENRLKELGIELPTPPTPIASYTSYKIVGNLLFVSGQGPIINGQQLFTGKVGKERTAEEGYQSAKYCAYNLLAQMKKAVGDLDNIEEIVHLKGFVASADDFYGQPQVINGASDLMMEVFGDKGKHTRCALGVNVLPTDITTEVELIARIK; this is encoded by the coding sequence ATGATCATCGAAAACAGACTGAAAGAATTGGGAATTGAACTGCCGACGCCCCCCACGCCCATCGCTTCATACACAAGCTATAAGATCGTAGGGAATCTGCTGTTCGTTTCCGGCCAGGGGCCCATCATTAACGGCCAGCAGCTCTTTACCGGAAAGGTCGGCAAAGAACGCACGGCCGAGGAAGGCTATCAATCGGCAAAATATTGCGCGTATAATCTGCTCGCGCAAATGAAAAAAGCGGTCGGGGATTTGGACAATATCGAAGAGATCGTTCATTTGAAAGGTTTTGTGGCAAGCGCCGACGACTTTTACGGACAGCCGCAGGTCATCAATGGGGCTTCCGATCTGATGATGGAAGTCTTCGGTGATAAAGGAAAGCACACAAGATGCGCCCTCGGCGTGAATGTGCTCCCGACGGATATCACCACGGAGGTGGAGCTCATCGCGAGGATAAAGTAA
- a CDS encoding M20 family metallopeptidase, producing MDVYKEMALEILRDLISFQSVNKPGDEKPVAEYIEGLLKREGFSTELQIVGENRANIIARTGEGPCKLILNGHLDVVPAGEGWTKEAFTLTKEGEYLYGRGTCDMKGAIAAMITAAIRLKREGAVKGNCELVLAFVADEEVDGIGTKRFIQNFQKGKRNWVVVGEATGNQLNIAHRGVIRFRVTIKGKQCHAGQPDAGINALTLMAAFLLKIDQWNEALGKMKPDILPPPTVAATVLHGGIKDNIIPGTCEVVLDCRTVPGDTRESLERKIEGILTDLFHHKEIGWAIEEFIQVTPSAVLPSSDIVRTAGAVYAEYRGNKPKITYFPACCDMSWFHQGGFEAIIWGPGSIDQAHIKDEFLEEKQLYEAMELYRKFFLKAQESAQ from the coding sequence ATGGACGTATACAAAGAAATGGCCTTGGAGATTCTGCGGGATCTGATATCGTTTCAAAGCGTGAACAAACCCGGGGATGAAAAGCCGGTTGCCGAATATATCGAAGGCTTGCTGAAGCGGGAAGGCTTTTCGACGGAGCTTCAGATTGTCGGAGAAAACAGGGCGAACATCATCGCGCGAACCGGGGAAGGCCCCTGTAAACTGATACTCAACGGGCATCTTGACGTGGTCCCCGCCGGTGAAGGCTGGACAAAAGAAGCGTTTACGCTGACGAAAGAAGGAGAATACTTATACGGACGCGGAACTTGCGATATGAAAGGCGCCATCGCGGCCATGATCACGGCGGCGATCCGCTTGAAGAGAGAAGGGGCGGTAAAAGGCAATTGTGAATTGGTACTGGCCTTTGTGGCCGATGAAGAAGTCGACGGAATCGGGACAAAGCGGTTTATCCAAAATTTTCAAAAAGGAAAAAGAAACTGGGTCGTCGTCGGCGAGGCGACCGGCAATCAATTGAATATCGCGCACAGAGGCGTCATTCGCTTTCGGGTGACGATCAAGGGAAAGCAGTGTCACGCGGGGCAACCGGACGCGGGAATTAACGCTTTAACCCTGATGGCCGCGTTTTTACTGAAAATTGATCAATGGAACGAAGCATTGGGGAAAATGAAGCCGGATATCCTGCCTCCGCCGACTGTGGCGGCCACTGTGCTCCACGGCGGAATCAAGGATAACATTATCCCCGGAACCTGTGAAGTTGTGCTGGATTGCAGGACAGTACCCGGTGATACCCGGGAAAGCCTCGAGCGAAAAATCGAGGGGATTCTCACGGATTTATTTCATCACAAAGAAATCGGCTGGGCGATCGAAGAATTTATCCAGGTGACGCCCAGTGCGGTTCTGCCGTCATCCGATATCGTCCGGACAGCCGGCGCCGTCTACGCGGAATATCGGGGCAATAAGCCGAAGATCACGTATTTTCCGGCCTGCTGCGATATGTCATGGTTTCATCAAGGAGGCTTCGAGGCAATCATCTGGGGGCCCGGAAGTATTGACCAGGCGCACATCAAAGATGAATTTCTCGAAGAAAAGCAATTGTATGAAGCCATGGAATTATACCGGAAGTTCTTTTTAAAAGCGCAAGAATCAGCGCAATGA
- a CDS encoding homoserine O-acetyltransferase: protein MALLTKKQVFKIENFAFEYGPTIPVEIGYETFGTLNAAKDNVILVSHYFSATSHCAGKYAETDELAGYWDGLIGPGKAVDTNKYFVISTDNLCNCAVKSSFVHTTGPYSVNPATGKRYALSFPVPTVTDIVHTQKALLESLGISHLKAAMGASAGGIISYEWAVHYPQWVDVIIPVIATPVHPSFTSFISLQHAIRAAKLDPKWHGGNYYNEAEQPDESLYLALQIMTVGAFSAPYLERTYKRNSADVDCYKDVLAFSTVEDQLYKLQVERSALVDLNHWIYTCRIFMNHDISRHFGGNLDEALSRIKARVLAVPCRSDLMHPAEFVKWTVDRINWLGGNAELYVIDSDVGHMAGILQPQLFDSKIKDFLGRYC from the coding sequence ATGGCCTTGTTGACAAAAAAACAGGTTTTCAAGATCGAGAATTTTGCCTTTGAATACGGACCGACGATTCCGGTGGAAATCGGATACGAGACCTTCGGTACGCTCAACGCGGCAAAAGATAATGTTATTCTTGTCTCCCATTATTTCTCCGCGACGAGCCATTGTGCGGGAAAATACGCCGAAACCGACGAATTGGCCGGATATTGGGACGGTCTTATCGGCCCGGGAAAAGCGGTGGATACGAATAAATATTTCGTGATCAGTACGGATAATCTCTGCAATTGCGCTGTAAAATCGAGCTTTGTCCATACGACGGGCCCGTATTCCGTAAATCCCGCCACGGGCAAGCGCTACGCCCTTTCCTTTCCCGTGCCCACTGTGACGGATATTGTCCATACGCAAAAGGCCTTACTGGAGTCACTGGGCATAAGCCATCTCAAAGCGGCAATGGGCGCGTCCGCCGGCGGCATCATTTCCTATGAGTGGGCCGTTCATTATCCCCAATGGGTGGACGTGATCATTCCGGTTATCGCGACGCCGGTGCATCCGTCATTTACGTCCTTTATCTCTTTGCAGCACGCGATCCGGGCGGCAAAGCTGGATCCCAAATGGCACGGCGGGAATTACTACAACGAGGCGGAGCAACCGGACGAAAGTTTATATCTTGCGTTGCAAATCATGACCGTGGGCGCCTTTTCCGCTCCTTATCTCGAGCGGACCTACAAAAGAAACAGCGCCGATGTCGACTGTTACAAAGACGTACTCGCTTTCTCCACCGTGGAAGATCAGCTGTACAAGCTCCAGGTGGAGCGGTCCGCCCTGGTCGACCTGAATCACTGGATCTACACGTGTCGCATCTTTATGAACCACGATATTTCCCGCCATTTCGGCGGAAATCTCGACGAGGCCCTTTCCCGGATCAAAGCCCGCGTGCTGGCCGTACCCTGTCGGAGCGATCTCATGCACCCGGCGGAATTTGTAAAGTGGACCGTGGATCGGATCAATTGGCTCGGCGGCAACGCGGAACTCTATGTGATTGACAGCGATGTGGGTCATATGGCGGGCATTCTCCAACCGCAGCTGTTTGACAGCAAAATCAAAGATTTTCTGGGGCGTTATTGTTAA
- a CDS encoding TRAP transporter substrate-binding protein: MKKVALLLKVILMGILLSGLVVQAKDYKFQLGYNTVEDSVRGEMAKTFKEYVEKESKGRISVELFAAGTLGSEQEMIEMVKIGVLDFSLPGCSSMSTVDPSFSGITLPFLVKNFDEGHKLQEGVLGERYKEIAKKFGYKIIGWGDLGMAQITNNKRAIESVADMRGLKMRSPNEGASIKTFESLGCSVTTLPFSELYLGMSQGVVDGQFNPIDAIYQQKFFEVQDYLAVVNVFYYAINFIMNDKKFESMDAETQKIILEGAAKAQEVSRAYAVNADSKYLEMMKNGFKKITHPDPAAFAEAAKPVYEIFYSGADEKVSAIIKEYKK, translated from the coding sequence ATGAAAAAAGTTGCATTGCTGCTGAAGGTCATTCTGATGGGAATTTTGCTGTCCGGGCTTGTGGTACAGGCAAAAGATTACAAATTCCAGCTGGGCTACAATACGGTGGAGGATTCCGTCCGCGGGGAAATGGCGAAGACATTCAAGGAATACGTCGAAAAGGAAAGCAAGGGGCGTATTTCCGTGGAATTATTTGCCGCCGGAACCCTCGGTTCCGAGCAGGAAATGATCGAAATGGTCAAGATCGGCGTCCTGGATTTTTCTCTGCCGGGATGTTCGAGCATGTCCACCGTGGATCCCTCATTTTCCGGGATTACGCTTCCCTTTCTCGTAAAGAATTTTGACGAAGGACATAAACTGCAGGAAGGCGTGCTTGGAGAACGCTACAAGGAAATCGCGAAGAAATTCGGGTATAAGATCATCGGATGGGGAGATCTGGGCATGGCGCAGATCACAAACAACAAACGGGCCATTGAAAGCGTAGCGGACATGAGAGGACTCAAAATGCGCTCTCCCAACGAAGGCGCTTCCATCAAGACCTTTGAGAGTCTCGGATGTTCCGTGACAACGCTGCCTTTCTCCGAATTGTACCTCGGCATGAGCCAGGGCGTCGTTGACGGGCAGTTCAACCCCATTGACGCGATTTATCAGCAAAAATTCTTTGAAGTCCAGGATTACCTCGCCGTAGTCAATGTATTCTACTATGCGATCAATTTTATTATGAACGACAAAAAATTCGAGAGCATGGACGCGGAAACGCAAAAAATCATTCTTGAGGGAGCGGCAAAGGCGCAGGAAGTATCGAGAGCGTACGCGGTAAACGCCGACAGCAAATATCTTGAAATGATGAAAAACGGGTTCAAAAAGATTACGCATCCGGATCCGGCGGCTTTCGCCGAGGCGGCAAAACCTGTCTATGAAATCTTTTATTCCGGCGCCGACGAAAAAGTGAGCGCGATCATCAAAGAATACAAAAAATAG
- a CDS encoding ABC transporter substrate-binding protein, with protein MKTLKTKLFLFFLLLSLLPVFSSAKAFPKDLVVAQQADPKTLDPAATIDVYSHNINLSIYDRLFDWSSEMKAEPSLAERYEQKDPTTLYIKLREGVKFHNGDELTAEDVKFSLERAAKAPASMTFFASIEKVDILSKYEVNIITKTPYGPLISSLAHACGSILSKKYVESGNPNIFFEPVGTGPFKFDSWKVSDRIILTANKDYFGGAPYVERLVFRNIPEGVSRAIALETGEIDMVLAVDITDRGRIEENPHLVLHSTPSLGLNFIGLNCEKGPTSDVRVRQAIQMTINSTDIADAAYNKRAMPTYTVIPPGVLGYEKLPPYELSVEKAKKLLADAGYPNGLKLRFWTNENQSRKDTAVILQEQLRAIGIELSIEILEWSAYIEKISKVEQDLYMLGWPGATDPDGCLYPMFHSSNKGSAGNMSFYDNKKVDELLDKGRTSVDPAERESAYREAAKIIREEVGVYALVIPNVAVGAQDYLEGFFAYPTFMHLFKNVKKNLK; from the coding sequence ATGAAAACACTCAAGACAAAACTATTCCTTTTTTTCCTGCTTCTTTCCCTGCTTCCCGTTTTTTCTTCCGCTAAGGCTTTTCCGAAGGATCTGGTCGTCGCGCAACAGGCGGATCCGAAAACGCTGGATCCCGCCGCGACCATCGACGTTTATTCGCACAACATCAATCTGAGCATCTATGACAGGCTGTTTGACTGGTCTTCGGAAATGAAGGCGGAACCGAGTCTGGCGGAACGCTATGAGCAAAAAGACCCGACGACGCTGTACATCAAGCTGCGGGAAGGCGTCAAATTCCATAACGGAGATGAGCTGACCGCAGAAGACGTGAAATTTTCCCTGGAACGGGCCGCCAAAGCCCCGGCGTCCATGACATTTTTCGCAAGCATCGAAAAAGTGGATATCCTGTCAAAATATGAAGTCAACATCATCACCAAAACGCCCTATGGTCCGCTGATCAGTTCTCTGGCCCACGCCTGCGGCTCCATTTTGAGTAAAAAATATGTCGAATCCGGAAATCCGAACATCTTCTTTGAGCCCGTAGGTACGGGCCCCTTCAAGTTTGACTCCTGGAAAGTGAGCGACCGGATCATTCTCACGGCGAATAAAGACTATTTCGGCGGCGCGCCCTACGTGGAGCGGCTCGTTTTCCGGAATATCCCGGAAGGCGTGAGCAGGGCCATCGCCCTCGAAACAGGGGAAATTGACATGGTCTTGGCCGTGGACATCACCGACCGCGGCAGAATCGAGGAAAATCCTCATCTTGTCCTGCATTCCACCCCGTCTCTGGGACTGAACTTTATCGGTCTGAACTGTGAAAAGGGCCCCACAAGCGACGTGCGCGTGCGTCAAGCCATCCAGATGACGATCAATTCCACGGACATCGCCGACGCCGCCTACAACAAACGGGCCATGCCGACTTATACGGTAATCCCGCCGGGCGTTCTCGGCTACGAAAAATTGCCGCCCTACGAACTCAGCGTGGAAAAAGCGAAAAAACTCCTTGCCGACGCGGGGTATCCCAATGGGCTCAAACTGCGCTTCTGGACAAATGAAAACCAGTCCCGGAAAGACACGGCGGTCATTCTCCAGGAACAGCTGCGGGCCATCGGGATCGAGCTCTCCATTGAAATCCTCGAATGGTCGGCGTATATCGAAAAAATCAGCAAGGTGGAACAGGATCTTTATATGCTGGGCTGGCCCGGCGCCACCGACCCCGACGGCTGTCTCTACCCGATGTTCCATTCCTCCAATAAAGGCTCGGCCGGAAATATGTCCTTCTACGACAACAAAAAAGTGGACGAACTGCTCGATAAAGGCAGAACATCCGTGGATCCCGCGGAACGGGAAAGCGCTTACCGGGAAGCCGCGAAAATCATCCGGGAAGAAGTGGGCGTGTACGCTCTCGTGATCCCCAATGTCGCCGTCGGCGCGCAGGATTACCTCGAAGGTTTCTTCGCGTATCCGACGTTTATGCATCTGTTCAAAAACGTTAAAAAGAATCTCAAATAA
- a CDS encoding helix-turn-helix transcriptional regulator has protein sequence MKTIDEEMEFFKNLMQLLKAQFGDETEIVLHDWSKGYDRSIVAIENNHITGRNIGDCGSNLGLEVIKGTETKDLKTNYVTKTKDGKTLMSSTMYLKNDQGHFIGALCVNSDVTKTMKIRDYLDSKLPDSNARTSEEFFATNVSDLLTYLINGSLEIVGKPVAEMTREDKIRALRYLDEKGALLISKSNTKICNVFGISKFTLYNYLDEIHENREKF, from the coding sequence ATGAAAACGATTGACGAAGAAATGGAATTTTTCAAAAATTTGATGCAATTGCTGAAAGCGCAATTTGGAGATGAAACGGAGATTGTGCTCCATGACTGGTCGAAAGGCTATGACAGGAGTATTGTCGCCATCGAAAACAACCACATCACGGGACGGAATATCGGAGACTGCGGCAGCAACTTGGGGCTGGAAGTCATCAAAGGCACAGAGACAAAGGATCTGAAGACGAATTATGTGACAAAGACGAAAGACGGGAAAACCCTGATGTCTTCCACAATGTATCTGAAAAATGATCAAGGCCACTTCATCGGCGCCCTTTGCGTCAACAGCGACGTCACGAAAACCATGAAAATCAGGGATTATTTGGATTCCAAACTGCCTGACTCCAACGCGCGGACTTCCGAAGAATTTTTCGCAACGAATGTTTCCGATTTGCTTACCTATCTGATCAACGGGAGCCTGGAGATCGTCGGAAAACCGGTGGCGGAAATGACCAGAGAAGACAAAATACGGGCGCTGCGTTACCTGGATGAAAAAGGGGCGCTCTTGATCAGCAAATCAAACACAAAAATATGCAACGTATTCGGGATATCAAAATTCACGCTGTACAATTATCTGGATGAAATCCATGAAAACAGAGAAAAATTTTAA
- a CDS encoding TRAP transporter small permease subunit, which produces MKKLEKTIYLITDVLSGIAGIMMAVLTGFVFMEVLCRYVFKRPIVITSEMTNLLFPWIVALSAIAIAKSNGNTALVFIKERFKGTTRHVIEILVHMVMLYFSVSMIIASFSLSLSLRNEILVLTGISKMFTYGSMVVGFSGVALVVSYNLIKYILFDILKTGGEEKC; this is translated from the coding sequence ATGAAAAAATTAGAAAAAACAATTTACCTCATCACAGATGTTTTGAGCGGAATCGCGGGTATTATGATGGCGGTACTGACCGGATTCGTGTTTATGGAAGTCCTTTGCCGCTACGTGTTCAAGCGTCCTATCGTGATCACCAGTGAGATGACAAACCTCTTGTTTCCGTGGATCGTGGCGCTGAGCGCCATCGCCATAGCGAAAAGTAACGGAAACACCGCCCTTGTTTTCATCAAGGAGCGGTTCAAGGGGACGACGCGGCACGTGATCGAAATTCTGGTACACATGGTAATGCTGTATTTTTCGGTTTCCATGATCATCGCTTCGTTCAGTCTGAGCCTTTCTCTCCGAAACGAGATTCTGGTTTTGACGGGAATCAGCAAAATGTTTACCTATGGTTCCATGGTGGTGGGATTTAGTGGAGTTGCTCTGGTGGTATCCTACAATCTCATCAAATACATCCTGTTTGATATCTTGAAAACGGGCGGTGAAGAAAAATGTTAA
- a CDS encoding D-TA family PLP-dependent enzyme, producing the protein MIYYKEIIEENTRKAIAVAKSAENLWPHIKSHKMREMVLLQMTMGIKRFKCATIAEGEMLGMLKAPRVIVAYPLIGPNIKRFAKLVKTYPDTEFFAIGDDLKQLKLLGNCAVENGEFYQVLVDMNLGMNRTGVPCAQSAAFYEKASPIPGIQLRGFHCYDGHHGIPDLEERQSAVDAVHEKIRAVKEELAAKNLPCEILVMGGTPSFPCHARHEGVYLSPGTLFLSDYGYCSKFKDMPFVPGALVLTRVVSHPEKGYFTLDLGHKGIAADPPGSRGKIVGLDHVVEMGQSEEHWVFRMEEGHEGEVPAIGTELYVIPTHICPTTALYPAVLVAEHGEIVDTWSVDARNRKLEI; encoded by the coding sequence TTGATTTATTACAAAGAGATCATCGAAGAAAACACGAGAAAAGCCATCGCTGTGGCAAAGTCCGCGGAAAACCTCTGGCCCCATATCAAATCGCACAAAATGCGCGAAATGGTCTTGTTGCAAATGACCATGGGCATCAAAAGATTCAAATGCGCAACCATCGCGGAAGGGGAAATGTTGGGGATGCTGAAAGCGCCCCGGGTCATTGTGGCCTATCCCCTGATCGGCCCCAATATCAAGCGTTTCGCGAAACTGGTCAAGACATACCCGGATACGGAATTTTTCGCGATCGGAGACGATTTAAAACAGTTGAAATTACTGGGGAATTGCGCCGTGGAAAACGGAGAATTCTACCAGGTCCTTGTGGACATGAATTTAGGGATGAACCGAACCGGCGTGCCCTGCGCGCAAAGCGCGGCCTTTTATGAAAAGGCATCGCCGATACCAGGAATCCAACTGCGGGGATTTCACTGTTATGATGGCCATCACGGCATACCGGATCTTGAGGAGCGTCAAAGCGCGGTGGACGCCGTCCATGAAAAAATCCGCGCCGTAAAAGAGGAGCTTGCGGCCAAAAACCTCCCGTGCGAAATTCTAGTAATGGGTGGTACGCCGTCTTTTCCCTGCCACGCCAGGCATGAAGGCGTCTATTTGTCGCCGGGAACGTTATTCCTGTCGGATTACGGATACTGTTCTAAATTCAAAGACATGCCCTTTGTACCCGGGGCGCTCGTTCTCACCCGGGTCGTCAGCCATCCTGAGAAAGGCTATTTTACCCTGGATCTCGGACATAAGGGCATCGCTGCGGACCCTCCCGGAAGCCGGGGTAAGATCGTCGGTCTGGACCACGTTGTGGAAATGGGACAGAGCGAAGAGCACTGGGTATTCCGGATGGAAGAGGGGCATGAGGGGGAGGTTCCGGCCATCGGAACGGAACTCTACGTCATTCCCACCCATATCTGTCCGACCACAGCGCTCTATCCGGCCGTTCTCGTCGCCGAACACGGGGAAATTGTTGACACATGGAGCGTGGACGCCAGAAACCGGAAACTTGAAATTTAA
- a CDS encoding TRAP transporter large permease, with translation MLILMFATFAIFIVIGVPIAFAMGTGSLLFMQFRGISTALAAQKFFSNTQSFAFLAVPFFILAGNLMVEAGIAKKLINFASILVRQLPGGLGCVSVVTSMIMAGISGSSVADASSVGAILIPEMNDRGYPKSFSAAINATSSVVGIIIPPSSTMIVISYITGLSVAKLFLAGAIPGILIGLTYLAVTVWMALKNKYPREKRASLKEILSASIVAFWAMLFPIFMLGSIILGIATPTESASICVVYSLILGIFVYRTLTIKKIFRALRDSAIGTTVVMMVVCTATIMQWILISNNIPTKIARALLNLKLPGGMLLFVMIMILFLAGMVMDNVPNLYIFLPIFMPIAAGIGVDPIHMGIIVLCSLAMGLFTPPVGTTLFISCNIAKISIEECTKDLVPFFISGAIVILVVAYCPPLTMYLASFIR, from the coding sequence ATGTTAATCCTTATGTTCGCGACTTTTGCCATTTTTATCGTTATCGGCGTGCCGATCGCCTTCGCCATGGGAACGGGTTCTCTTCTTTTTATGCAGTTTCGGGGAATTTCCACCGCTCTCGCGGCCCAGAAATTCTTTTCCAATACCCAATCCTTCGCATTTCTGGCCGTTCCTTTCTTCATTTTGGCGGGAAATCTGATGGTGGAGGCCGGAATCGCCAAAAAGCTCATCAATTTCGCGAGTATTCTTGTGCGGCAACTGCCCGGCGGTCTGGGTTGCGTTTCGGTGGTAACGAGTATGATCATGGCGGGAATTTCCGGCTCTTCCGTAGCGGACGCCTCATCCGTAGGCGCGATCCTCATTCCCGAAATGAATGACAGAGGATACCCGAAATCTTTTTCGGCGGCCATCAACGCCACGAGTTCCGTCGTGGGGATCATTATTCCGCCCAGCAGTACCATGATCGTGATTTCCTATATCACCGGGCTTTCCGTCGCCAAACTGTTTCTGGCGGGCGCCATCCCGGGAATTCTGATCGGATTGACCTATCTTGCCGTAACCGTATGGATGGCGCTCAAAAACAAGTATCCGAGAGAAAAAAGGGCGTCGTTGAAAGAAATTTTGTCGGCAAGCATTGTCGCCTTCTGGGCCATGCTCTTTCCGATTTTTATGCTGGGAAGCATTATTTTAGGGATCGCGACGCCGACGGAATCCGCTTCCATCTGTGTGGTTTATTCGCTGATCCTGGGGATTTTCGTCTATCGGACGCTGACGATCAAAAAGATCTTCCGGGCCCTGCGGGATTCAGCAATCGGTACGACGGTAGTCATGATGGTCGTCTGCACCGCCACCATCATGCAGTGGATCCTGATCAGCAACAACATCCCAACAAAAATCGCGCGGGCGCTGCTCAACCTCAAGCTCCCGGGCGGCATGTTGCTTTTCGTGATGATCATGATCCTGTTCCTGGCCGGGATGGTTATGGACAATGTCCCGAATCTCTATATTTTCCTGCCGATCTTTATGCCGATCGCGGCCGGTATCGGCGTCGATCCCATACACATGGGGATCATCGTGCTGTGTTCGCTGGCCATGGGTCTTTTTACCCCGCCTGTGGGAACGACGCTTTTTATCTCTTGCAACATCGCGAAAATATCCATTGAGGAATGTACAAAGGATCTGGTTCCTTTCTTTATCTCCGGCGCGATCGTCATCCTCGTTGTGGCCTACTGCCCGCCGCTTACGATGTATCTGGCCAGCTTTATCAGATAA